In Hymenobacter gelipurpurascens, one DNA window encodes the following:
- a CDS encoding TonB-dependent receptor — protein sequence MKRNLYASVALVPLAVLSAHLGWAQGTTTSAMNGVITDKSGSGLPGATVIAVHTPTNTQYVAPTNSEGRFNLQNMRVGGPYTIRVTFVGYKEAVRENLFLTLGQNLRLDLNLSESEQTLSEVVVSGRQDPIINAGRTGAATTVQREQIERLPTLNRSLNDFTRLTPQANGQSFGGRNSGFNNITVDGAIFNNAFGLQSTVGGQAGAQPISLDAIDQIQVSIAPYDVRQGSFTGAGINVVTRSGTNKFSGSLYGFYRDQDLVGSKVGDFKQDYPNFRLHNEGFRFGGPIIKDKLFFFVNAERERRNDPPTGNFTANRSNTPPATGSQTSQASASDLDFLSNFLQQQYGYNAGAYESYKLRSNSDKATVKLDWNISQNHRFNIKYNYLKSYADIPPSTSGAINNQRSQSQFGLPFSSSYYTINNNLNSFIAELNSTLGGGKFSNNLTAGVSAFRDYRESSGGIFPLVDIGTSLGRSTSTASLNGITASNSLTSFGYEPFSAFNVLNSDVYQIGDNFTAYLGKHNVTVGTYNEYYKFRNGFAPNYYGNYSFNSLEDFYASAGFNYDRTTTPGSPTLTPLAPGATRPGPARYNLQYSAVPGGAFPFADITAAQLGLYVQDEWSPRNNLRVTYGVRADMPFLTSDLTQNTNAANLTFRDGVKINTGSVPKKNVLFSPRVGFNWDVKDDKTTQVRGGTGIFTGRVPFVWLSNQASNNGVQFGSYSLSGSNTVNPVTGTPSSFDPNVDAYRPQNATANTAYNLAVTDQDFKFPQVWRSNIAIDQVLPGGVIGTLEAFYTKDLNAVYHQNVNLPGSEEAPLATSKGADTRPIFYTFGAPQTGANAGLVASTRNYQIYGSVPANQGGNTAARPNISDAILMKNTNKGYSYALTAQLQKSFNSGLALSAAYTYSDSRSVNDGGSIAQSIWRDRAVSGDPNAQALSYSNFLQQHRVIGSVSYRKEYLGHLGTTLSLFFEAAPAGRFSYIYSGDMNGDNQTSNDLMYIPRNQSEINLRDITLTTAQGGGVYSAAQQWADLDAYIKQDKYLNDNRGKYAERNGAVRPWQNRLDVRLLQDVFTNIGENRNTLQLSLDIFNVGNLISSDWGTFQTANRVNPLTFAGYNTQGQPVFTFPYLTNPVGTAAGVTTAGVPLTKTFRDDTGGISSRWQGQIGLRYIFN from the coding sequence ATGAAACGCAACCTTTACGCCTCTGTAGCCTTAGTGCCTTTGGCAGTCTTGTCAGCCCATTTGGGCTGGGCGCAAGGCACTACTACCTCCGCCATGAACGGCGTCATTACCGACAAGTCGGGCAGTGGCCTACCAGGCGCGACGGTTATTGCTGTGCATACCCCCACGAATACGCAATATGTAGCGCCTACCAACTCGGAAGGGCGTTTCAACTTGCAGAACATGCGCGTGGGCGGGCCTTACACTATCCGGGTAACGTTTGTGGGTTACAAGGAGGCGGTGCGTGAAAACCTTTTCCTGACGCTAGGCCAGAACCTGCGTCTGGATCTTAACCTGAGCGAGTCGGAGCAGACACTGAGTGAAGTAGTAGTAAGCGGCCGGCAGGATCCGATTATTAATGCTGGCCGGACGGGGGCGGCTACTACGGTGCAGCGCGAACAGATTGAGCGTTTGCCCACCCTGAACCGTTCGTTGAACGACTTCACGCGCCTGACTCCCCAGGCTAATGGCCAAAGCTTTGGCGGCCGAAACAGTGGCTTCAACAACATCACGGTTGATGGTGCCATCTTCAACAACGCGTTTGGTCTGCAATCGACGGTAGGTGGCCAGGCAGGTGCTCAGCCTATTTCGCTGGATGCCATTGACCAGATTCAGGTGAGCATTGCGCCTTACGACGTTCGGCAGGGCTCGTTTACGGGTGCTGGAATCAACGTGGTAACTCGCTCGGGCACCAACAAATTCTCGGGCTCTTTATATGGCTTCTACCGCGACCAGGATCTGGTAGGCAGCAAGGTGGGCGACTTCAAGCAGGATTACCCCAATTTCCGGCTGCACAATGAAGGCTTCCGGTTTGGCGGCCCTATCATTAAAGACAAGCTGTTCTTCTTCGTGAATGCGGAGCGTGAGCGTCGGAACGACCCGCCAACGGGCAACTTCACTGCCAACCGTTCTAACACGCCACCCGCCACCGGCTCGCAGACTTCGCAGGCTTCGGCGTCTGACCTGGACTTCCTGAGCAACTTCCTGCAGCAGCAATATGGCTACAATGCCGGTGCCTACGAGAGCTATAAGCTGCGCTCGAACAGCGACAAAGCAACAGTAAAGCTGGACTGGAACATCAGCCAGAATCACCGCTTCAATATCAAGTATAACTACCTGAAGTCGTACGCCGATATTCCACCAAGCACGTCGGGCGCTATCAACAACCAACGCTCCCAGTCGCAGTTCGGTCTGCCGTTTTCCTCATCGTATTATACGATTAACAACAACCTGAACTCGTTTATTGCCGAGTTGAACAGCACGTTGGGTGGCGGTAAGTTCTCGAATAACCTCACGGCGGGCGTTTCGGCCTTCCGCGATTACCGCGAAAGCAGTGGCGGCATTTTCCCGCTTGTGGATATTGGTACAAGCTTAGGACGTAGCACCTCGACAGCTTCCCTTAATGGCATCACGGCTTCTAACTCGCTTACCTCGTTTGGCTACGAGCCCTTCTCGGCATTTAACGTGCTGAACTCGGACGTGTACCAGATTGGCGACAACTTCACGGCTTACCTGGGCAAGCACAACGTGACGGTGGGTACTTACAATGAGTACTACAAGTTCCGTAACGGCTTCGCGCCAAACTACTACGGCAACTACTCGTTCAACTCGCTGGAAGACTTCTATGCTTCCGCTGGCTTCAATTACGACCGGACCACTACCCCCGGCAGCCCCACCCTTACGCCGCTGGCCCCTGGCGCCACGCGCCCTGGTCCGGCCCGCTATAACCTGCAGTACTCCGCAGTACCCGGTGGTGCATTTCCCTTCGCCGATATTACAGCTGCACAGCTAGGCCTGTATGTGCAGGATGAATGGTCACCACGCAATAACCTGCGCGTTACGTATGGTGTGCGGGCTGATATGCCTTTCCTGACCTCAGATCTGACACAGAACACCAATGCGGCCAACCTGACTTTCCGAGACGGGGTAAAAATCAATACCGGCTCCGTACCGAAGAAGAACGTGCTATTCTCGCCGCGCGTAGGTTTCAACTGGGATGTGAAAGACGATAAGACCACGCAGGTACGTGGTGGTACGGGTATCTTCACGGGGCGCGTGCCCTTCGTGTGGCTCTCTAACCAAGCCAGCAACAACGGGGTACAGTTCGGCTCCTACAGCCTCAGCGGTTCCAATACCGTTAACCCAGTGACGGGCACTCCTTCATCTTTCGATCCGAATGTAGATGCCTACCGGCCCCAGAACGCCACGGCCAACACAGCCTATAACCTAGCCGTAACGGACCAGGACTTCAAGTTCCCGCAGGTATGGCGCAGCAACATTGCCATCGACCAAGTATTGCCCGGCGGCGTCATCGGTACGCTGGAAGCCTTCTACACGAAGGATTTGAACGCCGTATATCACCAGAATGTGAACCTGCCTGGTAGCGAGGAGGCCCCGCTTGCAACGTCGAAAGGCGCTGATACCCGGCCGATTTTCTACACCTTCGGTGCTCCCCAGACTGGTGCGAATGCTGGCCTAGTAGCCTCAACCCGCAACTACCAGATCTATGGGTCTGTGCCAGCCAACCAAGGCGGCAACACAGCGGCTCGTCCGAACATCAGCGATGCTATCCTGATGAAGAACACCAACAAGGGCTATTCATATGCCCTGACGGCACAATTGCAGAAATCGTTTAACAGCGGCTTAGCTCTGAGTGCAGCCTACACGTATTCTGACTCTCGCTCGGTGAACGATGGTGGCTCTATTGCGCAGTCGATCTGGCGTGACCGCGCCGTATCCGGCGACCCGAACGCACAGGCGCTGAGCTACTCTAACTTCCTGCAGCAGCACCGCGTTATTGGTTCTGTATCGTACCGGAAAGAGTATCTAGGCCACCTTGGCACCACGCTTTCGCTGTTCTTTGAAGCTGCGCCAGCAGGCCGCTTCTCCTACATATACTCGGGCGACATGAACGGCGACAACCAGACGTCGAACGACCTGATGTACATCCCTCGTAATCAAAGCGAAATCAACCTGCGTGATATTACGCTGACAACTGCTCAGGGCGGTGGTGTGTATTCGGCAGCTCAGCAGTGGGCTGATCTGGACGCCTACATTAAGCAAGACAAATACCTGAACGACAACCGTGGTAAGTATGCGGAGCGTAACGGTGCCGTTCGTCCGTGGCAGAACCGCCTGGATGTGCGCTTACTTCAGGATGTGTTCACCAACATTGGCGAAAACCGCAACACGCTCCAGCTGAGCCTGGATATCTTTAACGTGGGTAACCTGATTAGCAGCGACTGGGGTACTTTCCAGACGGCTAACCGCGTGAACCCGCTGACGTTTGCCGGCTACAACACGCAGGGCCAGCCTGTATTTACGTTCCCCTATCTGACCAACCCAGTTGGCACAGCAGCAGGCGTAACCACTGCGGGGGTTCCGCTCACCAAAACCTTCCGCGACGATACGGGCGGCATTAGCTCGCGCTGGCAGGGACAGATTGGCCTACGCTATATCTTTAACTAA